In a genomic window of Hippoglossus stenolepis isolate QCI-W04-F060 chromosome 15, HSTE1.2, whole genome shotgun sequence:
- the nrip1b gene encoding nuclear receptor-interacting protein 1 produces MTHGEEPGPETHKDSAVLTYLEGLLMHPVVAGPGATAGGRSEAARSNQEQGDKGGGPYQLPSHGPTAPKTGTNGPTLGSSQHLKKARLLRSGVWNDPGNQRMSSPPIELNGQGGGLQNGALEGSPHAGESTLLASLLQSFSSRLQSVAMSQHSNKPPSECSSPSKAPLADKDPLPVYGTASSRLKGLMRKSKLQNHSNTPYSRRVHNQDRPPESPRSAHSATPPSAPTATESVSCAERLKAVANMVKIRSSPAPSPKPSVACSQLALLLSSEAHLQQYSREHALKAQLSGRSASERLAAMANQQHGQDIRPPSVGGSLPGAADTLSSLTTQNGMTTTNTTTISSRTALSSPQSPSLQRGHSQSSPATPPTPPSHTHSQQPKEKRGFDSRPTRPPQTCSSLLLLLLNNHNNQKQLTKNGHLEDSCGILPPSGSSSVTSDSECSTQERSLTKDSSDAESSYSSCSPIDLSMRSRANTQRTGPKTTTPSSSFSSSSSTSTLSSSTTLFSSTPVAFSPQSSAQPSASNLSPPLTVASSVSNAIFSSSTSSISTSSLDKLTESLINKWKPEALGSKLSMNKESEMSPDLKSHPKVTLMQLLLERRNNEMVNKGAVNQDSPLDITMATMSQSPPKGLVPWDDTRTKSPTDKPVAPAPPHYSVNRDHSGALSPYSYPSPHVQSSPLDLCKSKTFPAEKASEPAFSASKLLQNLAQCGTASSSPPIPSSKGLAQEPDANRPLALLERLNAPIHRTTTTPLSDRPSGSGTPFSRKEASPPSQIENLLERRTVLQLLLGTGSASATVSRKDRPSGRRSVEVAGVCYEKSPGTSIMSDTSSAPLDIKVKTEITEGMGPSSAMSEDLSGRKRPSGYEKNSPLSDSQQDFKTEPRPAEVIAKYGLLSQLLKQQTATYYTSAAMQTESQPRQVKEEQREYPSPSPKKRRLCPDHTDSLSNTSCSRAVDSNDTNIFASSAVQEEPDYQRSLKEEVAPPRSPPSETPARESRGFNVLKQLLLSDNCLKELSQQPRGAASPTVLQANGKANGSILSQPAHNHNFLHLPGWHPHGSLNSGLQSNLRPLPTPPAGDSPIRNPWSRHPAPWPVSQKRDPPTLVKQEPESPVRWGSQENEEEEEEEEGCDSNLDSPRLSRSNPILYYMLQKGSIQLRKEVRDQAVGTQSVVKVKEEPISDMHAYEHSLSSTPQSPTHNDKHSHESQGLSRFSE; encoded by the coding sequence ATGACTCATGGGGAGGAGCCTGGCCCTGAGACACACAAGGATTCAGCTGTTTTAACTTATCTGGAAGGTTTACTGATGCATCCAGTGGTGGCCGGGCCTGGGGCCACGGCAGGTGGGAGGTCTGAGGCTGCCCGCAGCAATCAGGAGCAAGGAGACAAAGGGGGTGGGCCTTACCAACTGCCCAGCCATGGGCCCACAGCTCCTAAGACTGGAACCAATGGGCCCACACTAGGTTCTTCACAGCACTTGAAGAAGGCCCGCCTACTGCGCTCTGGAGTCTGGAATGATCCAGGGAATCAGCGGATGAGTTCACCCCCAATAGAACTGAATGGCCAAGGGGGAGGCCTACAAAATGGAGCACTAGAGGGATCTCCTCATGCTGGGGAGAGCACCCTGTTGGCTTCACTGCTTCAGTCATTCAGCTCACGGCTTCAGAGTGTGGCAATGTCTCAGCACTCTAATAAGCCACCCAGTGAGTGTTCCTCTCCATCCAAGGCACCACTTGCAGACAAAGACCCACTTCCTGTGTATGGGACAGCTTCAAGCCGCTTGAAGGGCCTAATGAGAAAGAGCAAACTTCAAAATCACAGCAACACACCTTACAGTCGACGGGTACACAATCAGGACAGGCCACCAGAATCACCTCGGTCAGCGCATAGCGCCACACCTCCctctgcaccaacagctactGAATCGGTATCCTGTGCGGAGCGTCTAAAGGCAGTGGCCAACATGGTGAAAATCCGTTCCAGTCCAGCACCTTCACCCAAGCCCAGTGTAGCCTGCAGTCAACTGGCACTGCTTCTGTCCAGTGAAGCCCATCTTCAGCAGTATTCCAGAGAGCATGCACTCAAAGCCCAGCTCTCAGGAAGATCTGCAAGCGAGAGACTAGCTGCCATGGCAAACCAGCAGCATGGCCAGGACATAAGACCACCTAGTGTGGGAGGGAGTCtgcctggagctgcagacaccTTAAGCTCCTTAACAACCCAAAACGGAATGACAAccacaaatacaacaacaataTCCTCTCGAACAGCCCTGTCAAGTCCACAGAGCCCCTCTTTGCAACGTGGCCATAGCCAAAGCTCCCCAGCCACTCCCCCAACTCCTCCAAGCCACACTCACAGCCAACAACCTAAGGAGAAGCGAGGCTTTGACTCACGTCCAACCCGTCCCCCACAGACATGCAGCAGCTTGCTCCTACTGCTActcaacaaccacaacaaccagaAGCAGCTGACCAAGAATGGGCACCTGGAGGATAGTTGTGGCATTCTGCCACCAAGCGGCTCCTCTTCAGTCACATCGGACAGCGAGTGCTCCACCCAGGAGAGGAGCCTGACCAAGGATAGCAGTGATGCGGAGAGTTCCTATTCGAGTTGCTCTCCTATTGACCTCTCAATGAGAAGCCGGGCCAATACACAACGCACAGGGCCGAAAACTAccaccccctcttcctccttctcctcctcctcgtccaccTCTACCCTCTCTTCTTCCACAACGTTGTTTTCTTCCACCCCTGTTGCATTCTCTCCTCAATCTTCAGCTCAACCCTCCGCCTCAAACCTTTCACCACCCTTGACTGTTGCTTCCTCTGTCTCCAATGCTATTTTCTCATCTTCCACCTCCTCTATCTCTACCTCCTCCCTGGACAAATTAACAGAATCTTTAATAAACAAGTGGAAGCCAGAGGCATTGGGATCAAAGTTGTCCATGAACAAGGAGTCTGAAATGAGCCCAGACCTAAAATCCCACCCTAAGGTCACACTAATGCAGCTTCTTCTTGAACGCAGAAATAATGAGATGGTTAATAAAGGTGCAGTTAACCAGGATTCGCCACTTGATATAACTATGGCCACCATGTCTCAAAGCCCACCAAAGGGACTGGTGCCCTGGGATGACACCAGGACAAAAAGCCCCACAGATAAGCCCGTAGCCCCAGCCCCACCCCACTACTCAGTTAATCGTGACCACAGTGGTGCACTGTCCCCATACTCCTACCCCTCTCCCCATGTTCAATCCAGCCCATTGGACTTGTGTAAATCTAAAACCTTCCCTGCTGAGAAGGCCTCTGAGCCTGCCTTCAGTGCCAGTAAACTGTTGCAGAATTTGGCTCAGTGTGGCACAGCTTCATCCTCCCCACCCATCCCCTCCAGCAAAGGACTGGCCCAGGAACCTGATGCCAACAGGCCCCTTGCTCTTTTGGAAAGGCTCAATGCTCCAATCCACAGGACCACCACCACTCCACTCTCCGACAGACCCTCCGGCAGTGGCACTCCTTTCAGTCGTAAGGaagcttctcctccttctcaaATTGAGAACCTTCTTGAGAGACGCACCGTACTGCAGCTCCTTCTAGGAACAGGCTCGGCTAGCGCTACAGTCAGCCGCAAAGATAGGCCcagtgggaggaggagtgtgGAAGTGGCAGGGGTATGCTATGAGAAGAGTCCTGGTACCTCCATCATGTCTGACACTTCAAGTGCTCCTTTGGACATAAAGGTCAAAACGGAGATCACAGAGGGAATGGGACCGTCATCTGCCATGTCTGAGGACTTAAGTGGCAGGAAGAGACCTAGTGGCTATGAAAAGAATAGCCCCCTCTCAGATTCTCAGCAGGACTTTAAAACAGAACCACGGCCTGCAGAGGTCATAGCAAAATATGGCCTCCTTAGCCAGCTGCTGAAACAACAGACTGCTACCTACTACACCAGTGCTGCAATGCAGACTGAGTCTCAGCCCAGACAGGTTaaagaggaacagagggagTATCCAAGCCCCAGTCCTAAAAAGAGACGCCTCTGCCCTGATCACACTGATAGTTTGAGCAATACCAGCTGTTCAAGAGCAGTGGACAGtaatgacacaaacatttttgcCTCTTCTGCTGTTCAGGAAGAGCCTGACTACCAGAGGAGTCTGAAGGAAGAGGTGGCTCCACCCAGGAGCCCACCAAGTGAAACCCCTGCCAGAGAGAGTCGGGGCTTCAATGTgctcaaacagctgctgctctctgacaaCTGCCTGAAGGAGCTGTCCCAGCAGCCCCGGGGGGCAGCCAGTCCTACTGTCCTGCAGGCCAATGGCAAGGCCAATGGCAGCATTCTCAGTCAGCCTGCCCATAATCACAACTTCCTTCACCTACCTGGGTGGCACCCCCATGGCTCCCTTAACTCAGGGCTTCAGAGTAATCTCAGACCACTGCCCACCCCGCCTGCAGGCGACAGCCCTATCCGCAACCCTTGGAGCCGCCACCCAGCTCCATGGCCTGTCAGTCAAAAACGGGACCCCCCTACTCTTGTCAAACAGGAGCCTGAGAGCCCTGTGCGATGGGGTAGTcaggaaaatgaggaggaagaggaggaggaggagggctgtgACTCAAACCTGGACTCTCCTCGGCTCTCACGTTCCAACCCCATCCTGTATTACATGTTGCAGAAGGGCAGTATTCAGCTGAGGAAAGAGGTGAGGGATCAGGCAGTAGGGACCCAGTCTGTGGTCAAAGTTAAAGAAGAGCCAATCAGTGACATGCATGCCTATGAACACAGTCTGAGCTCCACCCCGCAATCACCAACCCACAACGACAAGCACAGCCACGAGAGCCAGGGGCTGAGCCGATTTTCTGAGTAG